One window of Strigops habroptila isolate Jane chromosome Z, bStrHab1.2.pri, whole genome shotgun sequence genomic DNA carries:
- the LOC115601237 gene encoding uncharacterized protein LOC115601237 isoform X3, with product MLRRCSRSTTSCLEVWKSLISLSARMSRITCSKEQGKEPCLLSSLGDAASGDCLTCKMWTASSPEYCSRSVPCGSVRERDDHELHPHSDTGAS from the exons ATGCTGAGGAGATGCTCAAGAAGTACAACTTCGTGCCTGGAAGTCTGGAAGTCGTTGATATCACTCAGCGCAAGGATGTCCAGGATTACTTGCAGCAAAGAACAGGGCAAAGAACC CTGCCTGTTGTCTTCATTGGGAGATGCTGCATCGGGGGATTGTCTGACCTGCAAAATGTGGACTGCAAGCTCCCCAGAATACTGCAGCAGATCGGTGCCCTGCGGTAGCGTAAGG GAGAGAGATGACCATGAGCTGCATCCACATTCTGACACAGGGGCTTCCTGA
- the LOC115601237 gene encoding glutaredoxin-1-like isoform X2, with amino-acid sequence MPDQLVENKIRCDKVTLFIERGCHYCRNAEEMLKKYNFVPGSLEVVDITQRKDVQDYLQQRTGQRTERDDHELHPHSDTGAS; translated from the exons atgcctGATCAGCTTGTGGAGAACAAGATCAGATGTGACAAAGTAACCCTCTTTATAGAAAGAGGCTGCCATTACTGCAGGAATGCTGAGGAGATGCTCAAGAAGTACAACTTCGTGCCTGGAAGTCTGGAAGTCGTTGATATCACTCAGCGCAAGGATGTCCAGGATTACTTGCAGCAAAGAACAGGGCAAAGAACC GAGAGAGATGACCATGAGCTGCATCCACATTCTGACACAGGGGCTTCCTGA
- the LOC115601237 gene encoding glutaredoxin-1-like isoform X1 yields the protein MPDQLVENKIRCDKVTLFIERGCHYCRNAEEMLKKYNFVPGSLEVVDITQRKDVQDYLQQRTGQRTLPVVFIGRCCIGGLSDLQNVDCKLPRILQQIGALR from the exons atgcctGATCAGCTTGTGGAGAACAAGATCAGATGTGACAAAGTAACCCTCTTTATAGAAAGAGGCTGCCATTACTGCAGGAATGCTGAGGAGATGCTCAAGAAGTACAACTTCGTGCCTGGAAGTCTGGAAGTCGTTGATATCACTCAGCGCAAGGATGTCCAGGATTACTTGCAGCAAAGAACAGGGCAAAGAACC CTGCCTGTTGTCTTCATTGGGAGATGCTGCATCGGGGGATTGTCTGACCTGCAAAATGTGGACTGCAAGCTCCCCAGAATACTGCAGCAGATCGGTGCCCTGCGGTAG